A single Pseudomonadota bacterium DNA region contains:
- a CDS encoding Ni/Fe hydrogenase subunit alpha — translation MKINCDIDVKHLTRVEGHGNIRIRIKNGQVQEARWEVVETPRFFEAILVNKNWENAPILCGRICGICSIGHTLASIRAIENGFGIECSNQTRDLRLLLKHFETLQSHVLHLYFLVAPDFLNTGSVLPLIKSNPDEIQRAARLKLLANDGADLIGGRRLHPTRTVVGGFTMLPEKAKLELLRRRLVSSVADLSQTAELFRTFIIPDFIRETEFVSLQEENSYPFIGGNLLSSDGVRKKEEQYREMTNEYLVERSTSKWSRLSRQTMAVGALARINNNFKNLQPQARKLAETFGLTPVCHNPFMNNIAQLVECLHVVIDSIMLIDRLLDTAWTEPRQKVTPRAGSGIAAVEVPRGILYHAYEFDQTGRILKADCVIPTSQNNGNIHHDIVELAEQCANSGRSDQEIQLLAEMLVRAYDPCISCSVH, via the coding sequence ATGAAGATAAACTGCGACATAGACGTAAAACACCTGACCAGAGTAGAAGGCCACGGCAACATCCGAATCAGAATCAAGAATGGCCAGGTTCAGGAGGCCCGTTGGGAAGTCGTGGAGACGCCCCGATTTTTTGAGGCCATTCTGGTCAATAAAAACTGGGAAAACGCCCCGATCCTCTGCGGCCGAATTTGCGGGATATGCTCCATTGGCCATACCCTGGCCAGTATCCGGGCCATCGAAAACGGCTTTGGTATTGAGTGCTCAAACCAGACCCGGGACCTGCGCCTGCTGTTAAAACATTTTGAGACCCTGCAAAGCCACGTGTTGCATCTTTACTTTCTGGTCGCCCCGGACTTTCTGAATACCGGTAGCGTTCTGCCATTGATTAAATCAAATCCCGACGAGATCCAAAGAGCGGCCCGGCTCAAACTGCTGGCCAATGACGGAGCAGATCTGATCGGCGGACGCCGCCTCCATCCAACCCGGACGGTGGTCGGCGGATTCACCATGCTGCCGGAAAAAGCCAAACTCGAACTATTGCGTCGACGCCTGGTCTCTTCGGTTGCCGATCTCAGCCAAACCGCTGAATTATTCCGTACCTTTATCATTCCTGACTTTATCAGGGAAACCGAATTTGTTTCCCTGCAGGAAGAAAACAGTTATCCATTTATCGGCGGCAATCTGCTCTCAAGCGATGGGGTGAGAAAAAAAGAAGAACAATATCGGGAAATGACCAATGAATACCTGGTGGAGCGTTCCACTTCAAAATGGAGCCGCCTTTCCCGCCAGACCATGGCCGTAGGCGCCCTGGCCCGCATAAACAACAACTTCAAAAATCTTCAGCCCCAGGCCCGGAAGCTGGCCGAAACATTCGGGCTGACTCCGGTCTGTCATAACCCGTTCATGAATAACATCGCCCAACTCGTGGAATGTCTGCATGTAGTTATTGACAGCATCATGCTGATTGATCGATTGCTCGACACAGCCTGGACTGAGCCCCGACAAAAAGTCACGCCCCGCGCCGGTTCAGGAATCGCAGCGGTGGAAGTACCTCGGGGCATCTTATATCACGCCTATGAATTTGATCAAACAGGGCGGATCCTCAAAGCAGACTGTGTGATTCCCACCAGTCAGAACAACGGAAATATCCATCACGATATTGTGGAGCTGGCAGAACAATGCGCGAATTCAGGCAGGTCTGACCAGGAAATTCAGCTCCTGGCAGAAATGCTGGTCAGGGCCTATGATCCGTGCATTTCATGTTCCGTCCATTAG